Within the Flavobacterium sp. N502536 genome, the region ACTCTTTTATCCGGATCAATATACATCTTGTCTCCTTTTTTAATATCGAAAGCCTGATAAAAAGCATCAACATTTTGAATTGGCACGACAGCTCTGTACATTCCAGGTGAATGCGGGTCTGTTTTAACCTGGCTTTTTATCGCCTCATCTCTTGATTTTGTTCTCCAAACCGTAGCCCAGGAAATAAAGAAACGCTGCTCTGGTGTAAATCCATCGATTAATCCAGGGTTTCCATTTGCTTTCAAATACAACTGTAATCCATCGTAAGCGGCATTTATTCCACCTAAATCTCCAATGTTTTCACCTAAAGTAAATTTACCATCTACGTGAATTCCAGGCAGAGGCTCTAAAGCGCTGTATTGTGCAGCAAGAGCTCCTCCAAGAGCTGTAAATTGTTTTAAATCATCAGCTGTCCACCAGTCAACCAAATTTCCGTCTGCATTGTAACGTGCACCTGAGTCATCAAATCCGTGAGAGATCTCATGTCCGATTACCGCTCCGATTCCACCATAATTTACCGCTTCATCAGCCTGGTAATTGTAGAAAGGCGGTTGCAGAATCGCTGCCGGGAAAACAATCTCGTTGTAAGATGGATTGAAATAGGCATTTACCGTTTGCGGAGACATTCCCCACTCTGTTTTATCAACCGGTTTCCCTAATTTCGCCAGATTTTCAGCATAAGCCCATTTTGATATACTTCTCATATTATCAAAATAAGTTCCGCCTTCTCCAACATTTTTAAGTTCTAAAGCAGAATAATCTTTCCATTTATCAGGATATCCAATTTTAATGGTCAGTTTTTTCAATTTCTCAATTGCTTTTGCTTTTGTTTGTTGTGACATCCAAGGCAACGCATTGATTCTGTTTTCGTAAGCCAGCATTACGTTCGCAATCATTTTCTTTGCTTTGTCTTTTGCTTCAGCAGGGAATAACTTCTCTACATACAATTTTCCTAAAGCTTCACCCGTCGCAGTGTTAATTACCTGTAAGGCCATTTCTTCACGCGGACGTTGTTTCAAAGCTCCTGTTAATGTTTTTCCGTAGAAATCGAAATTAGCATTTTCGATATCTGTGCTCAAAGTAGAAGCTGTTCTGTTCAGTATCGACCATTTTAGGTATTCTTTCCAGGCTTCAACTTTCTTTTCAGAAAGTGTTTTTTCCAAAGCAATCATATAACGCGGCTGCGCTACATTTACGCTATCTAACTTTGCCATTCCAATTCCGGTGAAATATTTCTCCCATTGAATCGAAGGTGTAATCTTTTTTAAATCGGCAATCGCAGTTGGATTGTACTGTTTTCTGCGGTCTCTGCGCTCCACACGGTCTAATCTTGGCGCAGACAATTCAATTTCTAAAGCCAGAATTTGTTTGGCGCTTTCTTTTGCTTTTGCAGGAGACTCACCAATATACTGTAGCATTCTTGCAACGTGTACTTCATATTTTTCACGTTTTTCTTTTGAATCTTTGTCATCGGCATTGTAGTAATCTTTATCCGAAAGTCCTAAACCTCCAGGGCCTAAGTTAACGGTATTTTTATTACTGTTTTTAGCATCCGGGCCCACAAAAACACCAAAGAAACCAACACCACCCTGTGGCTGCATTTCAATAAAGAAATTTTGCAGATCGGTTACATTTTTAATGGCATCGATCTTCTTTAAGGTAGGCTGAAGTGGTGTAACCCCTCTTTTATTGCGTCCAACAGTATCTAAAATAGTATTAAACAAAGCAATCGCTTTCCCCTGATCGGTATTTGATTTGTACTTAGGATCTTTTGAAGCTTCTTTTAAGATGGCAAGTGCATCGTTATCTGTCTTTTGACGTAGTTCATTAAAACTTCCCCATGAATTTCTATCACTTGGAATTTCAGTTTTATCTAACCAGGTTCCGTTTACATAACGGAAAAAATCTTGTTTTGGACTTGTTTTGGTGTCCATATTAGAAAGATTGATACCCGGTTCTTTTGGTTTTGTACTTTGAGCGTTTACTGCAGTAATGGTAACCATTGCAGAAACAACACAAAACATTGGTTTTCGTAATTGTTTAATCATTTTTCTCTGTAGTTTTTAGTATATACACAAACATATTGTAATTATTCCAAACGTCATGTTAAATTTATCACATAAATTGACTGCTGAAATACAATCGGGCGATATCCTGTTTTTTAGTCCAAAAGTACTTATAAAATCAGGGGTTAAGCCTGCAGACGAAGGATGTGATAGCAATGAAAAACGGCGCTAAATCAGCGCCGTTTTTATAGTAGTATCTGTTACCAGATTTTAACTCTCTTATCTGTATCGATATACATTTTATCTCCTTTTTTGATTCCAAAAGCATCATAAAAAGCATCTACGTTCTGAACCGGAACAACCGCTCTGTACATTCCTGGTGAATGCGGATCGGTTTTTACCTGATTTTTGATCGCTTCGTCTCTACTTTTCGTTCTCCAAACGGTTGCCCATGAAATAAAGAAACGCTGTTCCGGAGTAAATCCGTCAATTAAGCCCGGATTTCCATGTGCTTTCAAGTACAATTGCAAACCATCATAAGCTGCATTGATACCTCCTAAGTCACCAATGTTTTCTCCTAAAGTAAAATTACCATCTACATGAATTCCAGGCAGAGGCTCTAAAGCGCTGTATTGTGCTGCAAGAGCTCCTCCAAGAGCTGTAAATTGTTTTAAATCTTCCGGTGTCCACCAATCTACTAAATTTCCTTCAGCATTGTATCGTGCTCCTGAATCATCAAAACCGTGTGAGATTTCGTGACCAATTACCGCTCCGATTCCACCATAATTCACCGCTTCATCGGCCTGATAGTTGTAAAATGGAGGCTGCAAAATAGCTGCCGGAAATACAATTTCGTTGTACGATGGGTTGTAATAGGCATTTACAGTTTGTGGCGACATTCCCCACTCGGTTTTATCAACCGGTTTGTTTAACTTCTCGATTCCTTTTTTGAAATTCCATTTCGAGATATTAATTGTGTTTTGGATATAACTTCCTCCTTCGGCAACACTTTTAATTTCAAGCGCAGAATAGTCCTTCCATTTGTCCGGATAACCCACTTTTACCGTAATTTTATTTAACTTTTCAATTGCTTTTACCTTAGTAGCCGCAGACATCCAGGTTAAATTATTGATACGGTTTTGGTACGCCAGAATGACGTTGTGAATCATATCAACTGCTTTTGATTTTGCTTCAGCAGGAAACACTTTCTCTACATACAATTTACCAAGTGCTTCACCAATACTGGAGTTTACGACCTGCAACGCTTTTTCTTCACGTGGCAATTGTTTCACAGCACCTCTTAAAGTTTTGCTGTAAAAGTCAAAATTAGCCGCTTCGATATCGGTTGACAATTGCGAAGTAAAGGAGTTTAACAAGTCCCATTTCAGATATTCTTTCCACTGCTCTACTTTATTTTGAGTAAAAACAGTCTGCAAAGCTTTCATGTATTTAGGTTGCATTACCACAATGGTGTCTAACTTTGACAACCCAATACTGGTAAGATAGGCTTCCCATTTAATCGCTGGAGTTAACTTTTGAAGTTCAGCAACTGTCATCGGGTTGTACTGCAAACGGCTGTCTCTGCTTTCCACACGATTGAATCTTGGTCTTGACAATTCTGTTTCTAAGGCTAAAATTGCAGCGGCACTTTGTTTTGCTTTCTCCGGAGATTCGCCAATAAACTGCAACATTCTCGCCAAATGCAGCTGGTATTTTGCACGTTTTTCTTTTGAATCTTTATCCTCAGAAATGTAATAATCCTGATCCGGCAATCCTAAACCGCTTGGAACAAGTGTTACAGAGTTTTTAGAGCTGTTTTTTTCATCCGCTCCGATATAAGTTCCAAAAAAAACAATATTGCCTTCCTGTGCAATTTCAGTTAAATACTTTTGAAGATCATTGATGTTTTTGATCGCATCAATTTTTTTTAAGTAAGGCTGCAATGGTTTTATACCTGCTTTGTTTCTTCCAACTGTATCTAAAATCGTTGAAAACAAGTTTACGGCTTTACCCTGATCGGTATCTGATTTGTACTTTGGATTTTTAGAAGCTTCTTTCAGAATAGACATCGCGTCTTTATCTGTCTTCTTAATCAATTCATTAAAACTCCCCCAGGTGGTACGATCACTTGGAATTTCAGTCTTACTAAGCCATGTTCCATTTACGTATTGAAAAAAATCCTGACTCGGACTAATTTTGGTATTCATGTACGAAACATTAATACCCGGCTCTTTTGAAGTTGCATTCTGAGCATTTACAGCTGTAAAGGAAACGGCTGTAAGAAAAGCGCAGAACAAAGGTCTGCTAAGTTGTCTTTTCATTTATATTTAAGTTTTGGTGGTTACACAAACGTATTTCTAATATTTTGAATGCTATGTTAAAATTTTTGAACAAATCGCAAAAATTCAAGGATCACAACATTTTAATGCATACTATCAAATATTTTCATGTATTTATCCCTGGTTTTTATCTTTATATTAGAATACTTTTTCGAATATTTGTTACAACGAATCGAAATAAAAGTGAGAGCAAAAATTCAGAATGCCGTTTCAGGAAAAATCGAAGCTATCGGATTACCGATTTTAGCTTTATGCTGGGTAAGTTTTTTTTGGGGAACCACCTGGCTGGCGTCCAAAGAAGGCGTAAAACATATGCCCGCTTTGCAGTTGGCCACCATCCGTCAATTACTGGGCGGAATTTTATATGTAGGCTATTTTCTGTTGAAAAAACAACCCTGGCCAAAAGGCAAACAATGGCGCACGATCATCATTCTGGCGTTTTTAAATTTTGTATGCAGCAATGGCTTAAGCACCTGGGGTGTCAAATACATGAGCAGCGGACTCGGAGCCATCATCAGTGCTTTATTTCCGATCTGGATCATTATCATCAATTTTTTTAATGGTCAGAAAGTTGCAAAAATGGCTTTGATCGGAATTCTGATCAGTTTTGGTGGGGTTTGTATTATTTTCGTTGATTATCTTTCTGATTTTTTCAGACCTGATTTTCAATTCGGAATCATCCTGATGACTGCTTCTACGATAACTTGGGCCTTTGGTATACTCGAAACAAAGAAACAGGCATCCAGTTTTAATCCCTATTTCAGTTTGGGATTGCAAATGCTGATTTCGAGTGTGTTTCTTTTCGGAATCACGGAAGCAGCAGGAATGAACATTCCGCTAAGCGAAATCCCTTTGCCTTCTTTGTGGTCTATTGTTTATCTGGTTCTTATTGGTTCTGTTTTAACTTTCATAGCGTTTATCTATTCGTTACAGCATCTTCCAACCGAAATCAGCAGTATCTATGTTTACATCAATCCAATTGTTGCCATGATTTTAGGGTCTTTCATTTTTGGAGAAACGCTTACACAGGCCATCGCCATTGGCACAATTGTAACCTTAACCGGTTTGTATTTGGTAAACAAAACCATTCGGAAAACTAAAAAATAACGATTCTCTCTATTCGGTAAAAATTCAGAAAATGCAGTCCGGCTCTTTTAACTCCCTATAAGCTGTTAAAAACGAAGCTTCCTTAGGGTTTTGAAAAGTGCTTTTTGTATTTTTGCGCCAAATTTTTTTTATGAAATCTTTTTTATACAAATACCGTAAATTCTTTATTGTACTTATTGTATTTTCGGCTGTTACCATCTCTTTATTTTACTCGGCTTTAAAACCACAAAAAACGCTGCCTATTTACAACCCTGCTGATGTAAATCCGGAATTAGTAGATAGTACGGTGCAATACAAAAGCAAATACCATACAATTGCCGATTTTTCATTTGTGAATCAAAACGGTGATACCATTACTCAGAAGAATTACGAAGGGAAAATTTATGTGGCCGACTTTTTCTTCACGACCTGCGGGTCCATTTGCCCAAAGATGACGACCAATCTGGCTGATGTTCAAAAAGCGGTTTTAAACAATCCGAAAGTAATGCTGCTTTCTCATACGGTGTTTCCTGAGGTTGACAGTATTCCGGTTTTAAAAGCCTATGCGATCAAACATGGTGTGGTAGACAGCAAATGGAATCTGGTTACCGGTGATAAAAAAGAAATTTACACTATGGCCCGAAAATCATATCTGGCGGTGAAACTCGGACGTCCAGACCAACTCTACGATATGGTACATACCGAGAATTTTGTTTTGGTGGATCAAAAAAGACGTGTTCGCGGTTTTTATGACGGGACAAATAAAGAAGAAATTAAACGTCTTTTAGAAGACATCTATTTCCTTTCTCAGGAGTAAAATCCCTTATTTTTAGAAAGATTTAGCATTTACAAAAGTGTTAAATGCCTTGAAATAAAGAATAATTGCCTATTTTTGCAATCTAAATTCAATCTAAATAAGCTTGCAAAATACTATCCACACTCTGAAAAAAGGCGAGAAAGCCATTATCAAAGATTTTGATATCGATCTTATTCCTTTAAAACTACTAGAAATGGGTTGTTTACCGGGCAACTTAGTTGAATTGTTGCAAATCGCTCCTTTTGGCGATCCTCTGTATTTAGACATTAATGGTTCGCATGTAGCCATTCGCGTTGAAACTGCTCGTGAAATTGAAGTTGAACTGATCAAAAACAATTTGTAATGAGTGTTCAAAATATCAACGTTGCCCTTATCGGGAATCCAAATACAGGAAAAACTTCCGTTTTCAATCAGCTTACCGGATTAAACCAACAGGTTGGGAATTATCCCGGAATTACTGTTGAGAAAAAAATCGGGTTCTGCAAATTACCCAACAATGTCAAAGCCAACATTCTGGATCTTCCGGGAACGTACAGTCTGAACGCCAGTTCGATGGACGAAAGTGTGGTAATTGAACTTTTGTTGAACAAAAACGACAAATTATATCCGGATGTAGCGGTAGTAGTTACAGATGTTGAAAATCTGAAACGTAATTTACTGATTTACACTCAAATCAAAGATCTTGAAATTCCAACGATTCTGGTCATCAACATGTCAGACCGTATGGAAAGTAAAGGTATCACGCTGGATATTCCTTATCTGGAGGAGAAACTAAAAACTAAAATTGCTTTAGTAAGCTCCCGAAAAGGTTTGGGAATCGAAGAGTTGAAAGAACTAATTGTTTCATACAAAACGATTCCGCACGAACCTTGCCTGAATGCTTCTGTTATTGACCAGGAGTATTTTGAAAAATTGCAGCATGCTTTCCCGAATCAATTGTTGTACAAACTTTGGCTGGTGATCACGCAGGATGTGAATTTTTCGAACCTGGATCGAAATGAAATCAGAAGTACTTTTACCAAGTCACATTCTGAATTAAAACGTTTACAGCAAAAAGAAACGATAAAACGTTATCAATTTATAAACGATGTTTTAAAAGAAGGTTTAAAAGTTGATGCCTCGACGGCCAAAGACATTCGGGCAAAACTGGATCGCATTTTAACGCACAAGGTTTGGGGTTATGTGATTTTCTTAGCCATTTTATTTTTGATCTTCCAATCTATTTTTAGCTGGTCGACAATACCTATGGATTTCATAGATAGCAGTTTTGCTTCTTTAAGCAGCTGGGTCGCGGCGGAATTGCCAAGCGGAATTCTGACCGACCTACTCTCACAGGGAATTGTACCGGGAATTGGCGGTGTGATCATTTTTATTCCGCAAATTGCCTTTTTATTTTTATTCATTTCGATTTTAGAAGAAAGTGGTTATATGAGCCGTGTAGTCTTTTTGATGGATAAAATCATGCGAAAGTTCGGTTTGTCCGGTAAAAGTGTTGTGCCTTTGATTTCAGGAACGGCCTGTGCTATTCCCGCAATTATGGCCACCCGTAATATTGAAAACTGGAAAGAACGACTGATCACCATTCTTGTCACTCCGTTTACAACCTGTTCGGCCAGATTACCTGTTTATACGATTATTATTTCATTGGTAATTCCGGATGAACGTTTGTTTGGTGTACTAAACATGCAGGGATTAGCCCTAATGCTACTGTATCTATTAGGTTTTGTAACCGCAATTGTTTCTTCTTATATCTTAAACAAAATTCTAAAAATAAGTGCCAAGACGTATTTCGTGGTAGAAATGCCAAGTTATAAATTGCCATTATTCAAAAACGTTGCGATTAATGTAGTCGAAAAAACAAAAGCTTTCGTAGTGGGTGCCGGTAAAATTATCTTAGCCATATCTGTGATTTTGTGGTTCTTAGCTTCTTATGGTCCCGGGAAAGATTTTAATGAGGCCGAGACTATTGTAAAAGAAAAATTTGCAGCTACTCCTTTAGACGAAACTCCGTTTGAAAATGAAGTCGCTTCTCAAAAACTGGAGAATTCTTATATCGGTTTGATGGGTAGAGCAATAGAGCCTGTGATTTCACCTTTAGGTTATGATTGGAAAATTGGAATAGCTTTAATTAGTTCCTTCGCGGCACGTGAAGTTTTCGTAGGAACATTAGCCACCATATACAGTGTTGGAGACACAGATAACGAATCAACCATAAGAAGTAAAATGCAGGAAGAGATAAATCCGGAAACGGGTCATAAGATCTTTAATTTTGCCTCTGGTATCTCACTATTACTTTTTTATGCTTTTGCTATGCAATGTGCCAGTACACTGGCGATTACGAAAAAGGAAACCAATTCCTGGAAATGGCCCGCTATGCAGCTGGTTCTGATGAGTGGTCTTGCCTATTTTGTTGCATTAATAGCGTATCAACTTTTAAAATAAACGATCATGATACAGGAAATTATAGCTTTTATCATATTATTCATTGCCATTGGGTACCTCATCAAAAAGTTCTTTTGGAAATCTAAAAAGAAAAAAGACTGCGGTGACGGGAATTGCGGGTGTTCGTAGTTTTTTAAGGTGCTAAGATACTGAGGTGCTGAGGTACTAAGTTTTTTTTCTGTTTATAAGTTGTTCCTACGGAACGCTCTCAATAAAAAAAGAGGGGGCTTCGACTTCGCTCAGCCTGACACCCGCAAAATGATAGTGGAATGTCAGGCTGAGCGAAGTCGAAGCCCCTTTCTCTATTAAAAACTGAAGACTGAGACTGAGACTGAAGACTGAGTAACTACTTCTCCCCCTCCCATTCTGCATAAAACTGTGCCAGAAATGTTTCCATGAAACGATGTCTTTCTGCTGCGATTTGTTTACCGGTTTCGGTATTCATTTTATCTTTTAGCAGTAAAAGCTTTTCATAAAAATGATTGATCGTTGGCGCATTGTTCTTTTTGTATTCCTCTTTGGTCATATTGGTTATTGGAGCAATTTCAGGATCGTGGAGCGTTCTGTTCTTAAATCCGCCATAATTAAACGCTCTTGCTACTCCAATGGCCCCAATTGCATCCAAACGGTCCGCATCCTGAACGATATCTAATTCTATGGAGGAAAACTTCTTTTCAAAATTTCCGCCCTTGTACGAGATGTTTTCGATGATGTTCACAACATGCTGAATCGTATCTTCTGCAACTTCTTCCCCTTCTAAAAACAAACGTGCCGTTCTGGGTCCGATCGTCTCATCGCCATTGTGAAATTTACTGTCGGCAATATCATGAAGCAAGGCTCCTAACTGCACAACGGTAAGATCACAATCTGTTCCTTTTGCAATTAAAAGTGCATTTTTATAAACGCGTTCGATATGAAACCAATCGTGTCCACCTTCGGCGTCGTTTAATTTCTCTTTTACAAAAGCGATGGTTTTGTTTATTAGTTCAGAATTATTCATGGTATTTTTATAGTTTGCGGTAAAGGACAGTCCAATAAAACGAAATTAAACTGGTGTTTTATACTTTAAATAAAAAATGTTGATTGTCAAAGTTTTGCAACCTCAACAATCAACAATATGTTTTTAGATATTCTGCTTAAAGTTTCATAAATCTAAACTCTAAAATCAGAAAGCTACAATCGTGCTGGTTCAACCCATTTAAAGATGTGTGATTCTTGTGGAATAACAAGTCTTTCAGAGATTCTTGCCATACGAGCCGGTAATTTCATTAAGTAATCACGTGCTTTCTCAGCTTCATCTGTCAAATTCGAAATTTTATCAATTTCCCATTTGTCAATTAATTTTTGCATGATGTCTACGTAATCATTTGCTGTATAGACTCCGATACGTTGTGCCGAATCAGAAAACTGTTCAAAAGCACTGCTTATTTTCTGACCTGATTCTCTTAAGAAATGAGCCGGCATTACGATCTTTTGTTTCATCATGTATTGAAACGCCAACATCATTTCGCTCGGATCCACTGCAAAAATACGGGTCACAAACTCGCTGTACGCATGGTGGTGACGCATTTCGTCACCTGCAATCATTTTACACATTTTAGACAACTTGTTGTCGCCAAATTTCTTAGCCATTTGTGCCACTCTGTTGTGTGAAACATAAGTAGCTAACTCCTGAAAGCTGGTGTATACGAAGTTTTTGTACGGATCAGATCCGGTTCCAATATCAAAACCGTCGTTGATTAAATGCTGTGTGGTCATTTCGATTTCACGCATGTTTACACGACCGGACAAATACAAATATTTATTTAAAAGGTCTCCGTGGCGGTTTTCTTCTCCGGTCCATTGTCTGATCCATTTCGACCAGCCATTTCCACCGTTTTCTACCTGATTGACTCCTTCTACATCCATTAACCATGATTCGTATGTTGGCAAAGCTTCTTCAGTGATGGTATCACCCACTAAAGTTACCCAGAAATCATATGGCAATTCTTTAGCAATTTCACGCAACTCTTTTACCTCCTCAAAGAAGTTCTCTCCTTCAGAATTAGGCAAAAAGTCTGACGGCTGCCAAATTTTTTCCACTGGAATTAAATACTGTTCAACGAAGCTATCCACGTTTTTTTCCAAAAACTGCATTACTTCTAATCTAATGTTTTTTATAGACATTACTTATTTAAGATTGGGATTTAAGTTTTGGTAGGTACTAAAACAAAAATCTATTTATACTCATTTACTCCTTCTACCACTGCTTTTTCTGTCAAAGCCATTAAATCGGCAAAATCATACTCTTTTACAGCCATTGCTTTATGCGCTGTAAAGGTTAAATGATTTCCTAATCCAACCGGAAACATTCCATAACGAACCATTTTCCAGGAATTATTGATACTTACCGGCACTACATAAGCAGACGGCGCATATTTACATAAGATTTTTAAACCACTTTGTGCAAATTCTTTGGGCTTTCCTGTTTTACTTCTGGTTCCTTCAGGAAAAATTACAGCAGCTCTCGTGTTCTTTTCGATATATTCAGACAAGCCTTTGATTACGGGAATCGCTTGTTTAGGGTCTTTTCGGTCGATTAAGACAGATCCTCCATGGCGT harbors:
- a CDS encoding FeoA family protein, which produces MQNTIHTLKKGEKAIIKDFDIDLIPLKLLEMGCLPGNLVELLQIAPFGDPLYLDINGSHVAIRVETAREIEVELIKNNL
- a CDS encoding FeoB-associated Cys-rich membrane protein encodes the protein MIQEIIAFIILFIAIGYLIKKFFWKSKKKKDCGDGNCGCS
- the feoB gene encoding ferrous iron transport protein B produces the protein MSVQNINVALIGNPNTGKTSVFNQLTGLNQQVGNYPGITVEKKIGFCKLPNNVKANILDLPGTYSLNASSMDESVVIELLLNKNDKLYPDVAVVVTDVENLKRNLLIYTQIKDLEIPTILVINMSDRMESKGITLDIPYLEEKLKTKIALVSSRKGLGIEELKELIVSYKTIPHEPCLNASVIDQEYFEKLQHAFPNQLLYKLWLVITQDVNFSNLDRNEIRSTFTKSHSELKRLQQKETIKRYQFINDVLKEGLKVDASTAKDIRAKLDRILTHKVWGYVIFLAILFLIFQSIFSWSTIPMDFIDSSFASLSSWVAAELPSGILTDLLSQGIVPGIGGVIIFIPQIAFLFLFISILEESGYMSRVVFLMDKIMRKFGLSGKSVVPLISGTACAIPAIMATRNIENWKERLITILVTPFTTCSARLPVYTIIISLVIPDERLFGVLNMQGLALMLLYLLGFVTAIVSSYILNKILKISAKTYFVVEMPSYKLPLFKNVAINVVEKTKAFVVGAGKIILAISVILWFLASYGPGKDFNEAETIVKEKFAATPLDETPFENEVASQKLENSYIGLMGRAIEPVISPLGYDWKIGIALISSFAAREVFVGTLATIYSVGDTDNESTIRSKMQEEINPETGHKIFNFASGISLLLFYAFAMQCASTLAITKKETNSWKWPAMQLVLMSGLAYFVALIAYQLLK
- a CDS encoding lysophospholipid acyltransferase family protein, which translates into the protein MQKIISYPISVIYYLCFGFCLAVFHPIQWFCLNVFGYQAHKKSVDYLNFFLLRCTNLVGTRYTVSGVEDIPKGVPIIFVANHQSMYDIVTMIWYFRRFHCKFVSKKELGSGIPSVSFNLRHGGSVLIDRKDPKQAIPVIKGLSEYIEKNTRAAVIFPEGTRSKTGKPKEFAQSGLKILCKYAPSAYVVPVSINNSWKMVRYGMFPVGLGNHLTFTAHKAMAVKEYDFADLMALTEKAVVEGVNEYK
- a CDS encoding M13 family metallopeptidase, with translation MKRQLSRPLFCAFLTAVSFTAVNAQNATSKEPGINVSYMNTKISPSQDFFQYVNGTWLSKTEIPSDRTTWGSFNELIKKTDKDAMSILKEASKNPKYKSDTDQGKAVNLFSTILDTVGRNKAGIKPLQPYLKKIDAIKNINDLQKYLTEIAQEGNIVFFGTYIGADEKNSSKNSVTLVPSGLGLPDQDYYISEDKDSKEKRAKYQLHLARMLQFIGESPEKAKQSAAAILALETELSRPRFNRVESRDSRLQYNPMTVAELQKLTPAIKWEAYLTSIGLSKLDTIVVMQPKYMKALQTVFTQNKVEQWKEYLKWDLLNSFTSQLSTDIEAANFDFYSKTLRGAVKQLPREEKALQVVNSSIGEALGKLYVEKVFPAEAKSKAVDMIHNVILAYQNRINNLTWMSAATKVKAIEKLNKITVKVGYPDKWKDYSALEIKSVAEGGSYIQNTINISKWNFKKGIEKLNKPVDKTEWGMSPQTVNAYYNPSYNEIVFPAAILQPPFYNYQADEAVNYGGIGAVIGHEISHGFDDSGARYNAEGNLVDWWTPEDLKQFTALGGALAAQYSALEPLPGIHVDGNFTLGENIGDLGGINAAYDGLQLYLKAHGNPGLIDGFTPEQRFFISWATVWRTKSRDEAIKNQVKTDPHSPGMYRAVVPVQNVDAFYDAFGIKKGDKMYIDTDKRVKIW
- a CDS encoding M13 family metallopeptidase, translating into MIKQLRKPMFCVVSAMVTITAVNAQSTKPKEPGINLSNMDTKTSPKQDFFRYVNGTWLDKTEIPSDRNSWGSFNELRQKTDNDALAILKEASKDPKYKSNTDQGKAIALFNTILDTVGRNKRGVTPLQPTLKKIDAIKNVTDLQNFFIEMQPQGGVGFFGVFVGPDAKNSNKNTVNLGPGGLGLSDKDYYNADDKDSKEKREKYEVHVARMLQYIGESPAKAKESAKQILALEIELSAPRLDRVERRDRRKQYNPTAIADLKKITPSIQWEKYFTGIGMAKLDSVNVAQPRYMIALEKTLSEKKVEAWKEYLKWSILNRTASTLSTDIENANFDFYGKTLTGALKQRPREEMALQVINTATGEALGKLYVEKLFPAEAKDKAKKMIANVMLAYENRINALPWMSQQTKAKAIEKLKKLTIKIGYPDKWKDYSALELKNVGEGGTYFDNMRSISKWAYAENLAKLGKPVDKTEWGMSPQTVNAYFNPSYNEIVFPAAILQPPFYNYQADEAVNYGGIGAVIGHEISHGFDDSGARYNADGNLVDWWTADDLKQFTALGGALAAQYSALEPLPGIHVDGKFTLGENIGDLGGINAAYDGLQLYLKANGNPGLIDGFTPEQRFFISWATVWRTKSRDEAIKSQVKTDPHSPGMYRAVVPIQNVDAFYQAFDIKKGDKMYIDPDKRVKIW
- a CDS encoding DMT family transporter, with product MRAKIQNAVSGKIEAIGLPILALCWVSFFWGTTWLASKEGVKHMPALQLATIRQLLGGILYVGYFLLKKQPWPKGKQWRTIIILAFLNFVCSNGLSTWGVKYMSSGLGAIISALFPIWIIIINFFNGQKVAKMALIGILISFGGVCIIFVDYLSDFFRPDFQFGIILMTASTITWAFGILETKKQASSFNPYFSLGLQMLISSVFLFGITEAAGMNIPLSEIPLPSLWSIVYLVLIGSVLTFIAFIYSLQHLPTEISSIYVYINPIVAMILGSFIFGETLTQAIAIGTIVTLTGLYLVNKTIRKTKK
- a CDS encoding acyl-ACP desaturase, translated to MSIKNIRLEVMQFLEKNVDSFVEQYLIPVEKIWQPSDFLPNSEGENFFEEVKELREIAKELPYDFWVTLVGDTITEEALPTYESWLMDVEGVNQVENGGNGWSKWIRQWTGEENRHGDLLNKYLYLSGRVNMREIEMTTQHLINDGFDIGTGSDPYKNFVYTSFQELATYVSHNRVAQMAKKFGDNKLSKMCKMIAGDEMRHHHAYSEFVTRIFAVDPSEMMLAFQYMMKQKIVMPAHFLRESGQKISSAFEQFSDSAQRIGVYTANDYVDIMQKLIDKWEIDKISNLTDEAEKARDYLMKLPARMARISERLVIPQESHIFKWVEPARL
- a CDS encoding SCO family protein gives rise to the protein MKSFLYKYRKFFIVLIVFSAVTISLFYSALKPQKTLPIYNPADVNPELVDSTVQYKSKYHTIADFSFVNQNGDTITQKNYEGKIYVADFFFTTCGSICPKMTTNLADVQKAVLNNPKVMLLSHTVFPEVDSIPVLKAYAIKHGVVDSKWNLVTGDKKEIYTMARKSYLAVKLGRPDQLYDMVHTENFVLVDQKRRVRGFYDGTNKEEIKRLLEDIYFLSQE
- a CDS encoding HD domain-containing protein; the encoded protein is MNNSELINKTIAFVKEKLNDAEGGHDWFHIERVYKNALLIAKGTDCDLTVVQLGALLHDIADSKFHNGDETIGPRTARLFLEGEEVAEDTIQHVVNIIENISYKGGNFEKKFSSIELDIVQDADRLDAIGAIGVARAFNYGGFKNRTLHDPEIAPITNMTKEEYKKNNAPTINHFYEKLLLLKDKMNTETGKQIAAERHRFMETFLAQFYAEWEGEK